One segment of Rubripirellula amarantea DNA contains the following:
- a CDS encoding sigma-54-dependent transcriptional regulator, with translation MATESNQPDEGTFDPASLKLLVVDNEAAHARAMTESLEKVGYVCEVATSGPEAAGMIQRETYDIIITDMVMNDVDGMKILDLAKEKLPGVEVVMVTGHATVPVAVEAMQKGAFNFLEKPITPNRLRAIAEKAAEAVSLKKRNTELLQRLDERFGFEGIIYTSKKMQDVVDRVRRIAATDATVLITGENGTGKEVIAQAIHQNSPRRSKRMVAMNTGAIAENLVESELFGHVKGSFTDAVSDREGAFQYANGGTLFLDEVGDMPMSTQIKLLRVLEENKITRVGENKEIKVNVRMISATNRPLEDLIDAGTFRRDLYHRLKVVTIELPALRDRREDVVPLMDHFRKQFLRRYDKPNAHFTPATTKRFFAYDWPGNVRQLRNFVETMVVLDTDGSLDIDDLPPELVDQNDHVETDDSNAMPVAAIGGGSESALIGRPLSEIERWAIEETLKMTNDNREKAAEILEIGARTLYRRLDQYKKDEE, from the coding sequence ATGGCTACCGAATCCAATCAACCCGACGAAGGTACGTTTGACCCAGCCAGCTTAAAGTTGTTGGTGGTCGACAATGAAGCGGCGCATGCGCGAGCGATGACGGAATCGCTCGAGAAAGTAGGTTACGTTTGCGAAGTGGCCACGAGTGGTCCCGAAGCTGCGGGCATGATTCAGCGTGAGACCTACGACATCATCATCACGGACATGGTGATGAACGATGTCGATGGAATGAAGATCTTGGATCTTGCCAAAGAAAAGTTGCCCGGCGTTGAGGTCGTGATGGTTACCGGCCATGCCACGGTGCCCGTTGCCGTGGAAGCCATGCAAAAAGGTGCATTCAACTTTCTCGAAAAGCCAATCACGCCCAATCGCTTGCGGGCGATCGCCGAAAAGGCTGCCGAGGCTGTATCACTGAAAAAACGCAACACTGAATTGTTGCAAAGACTCGACGAGCGATTTGGTTTTGAAGGGATTATCTACACCAGCAAGAAGATGCAGGATGTGGTTGATCGGGTGCGCCGAATCGCGGCTACCGACGCGACTGTCTTGATCACCGGTGAAAATGGTACGGGTAAAGAGGTTATCGCCCAAGCGATTCATCAGAACAGCCCTCGACGCAGCAAACGCATGGTGGCGATGAACACCGGCGCCATCGCAGAGAATTTGGTCGAAAGCGAGCTGTTTGGACACGTCAAGGGTTCGTTCACCGACGCGGTGTCTGATCGCGAAGGCGCGTTTCAATACGCCAACGGCGGCACGTTGTTTCTAGATGAAGTCGGTGACATGCCGATGAGTACGCAAATCAAGCTGCTGCGAGTGCTAGAGGAGAACAAAATCACTCGCGTGGGCGAGAACAAAGAAATCAAAGTCAACGTGCGGATGATCTCGGCAACCAATCGCCCACTCGAAGATTTGATTGACGCAGGGACGTTTCGGCGAGACCTCTATCATCGCTTGAAAGTTGTCACAATCGAATTGCCCGCACTTCGTGATCGCCGAGAAGACGTGGTCCCCTTAATGGATCACTTTCGTAAACAATTCTTGCGGCGTTATGACAAGCCGAACGCTCATTTCACACCCGCAACGACCAAGCGTTTTTTCGCTTACGATTGGCCGGGTAACGTTCGTCAATTGCGTAACTTTGTCGAAACGATGGTGGTGCTCGACACGGACGGTTCGCTTGATATCGATGATCTGCCGCCTGAACTTGTCGACCAGAACGATCACGTTGAAACGGACGATTCGAATGCGATGCCGGTTGCGGCAATTGGGGGTGGTTCAGAGTCGGCTTTGATCGGTCGGCCCCTCAGCGAGATCGAACGTTGGGCCATCGAAGAAACTCTTAAGATGACAAACGACAACCGAGAGAAAGCGGCTGAGATTCTCGAGATTGGCGCGAGGACGCTCTATCGCCGTCTCGACCAATACAAAAAAGACGAAGAATGA
- the fae gene encoding formaldehyde-activating enzyme gives MSDRIIMRTGEALVAGGPPFTAAEPEVVIGELDGPVGIALATLTGDQTKGHSKVFAILNTDVQVRPVTLCVSKVTVKDNRYTNILMGTVQAAIANGVLDAVRAGDLPKDRVNELGIICSVWLNPGVATDNNLDHKALFDIHREAMAKAIHKAMNNEPSIDWLLENQDKITHKYYQMGLDGKI, from the coding sequence ATGTCAGACCGAATCATTATGCGAACGGGCGAAGCACTCGTCGCTGGCGGACCACCCTTTACGGCGGCCGAACCTGAGGTTGTGATTGGCGAACTTGACGGTCCCGTGGGGATCGCGTTGGCGACACTAACGGGCGACCAAACGAAGGGGCACTCAAAGGTGTTCGCGATTTTGAACACGGACGTCCAGGTTCGCCCCGTCACATTATGCGTCAGCAAGGTGACCGTCAAAGACAACCGTTACACAAACATTTTGATGGGTACGGTTCAAGCCGCGATCGCAAACGGAGTATTGGATGCTGTTCGAGCAGGCGATCTACCGAAGGATCGGGTCAATGAGCTCGGGATTATCTGTAGCGTTTGGCTCAATCCAGGTGTCGCGACCGACAACAATCTAGACCATAAGGCACTGTTTGATATTCACCGCGAAGCGATGGCCAAGGCCATTCATAAAGCGATGAACAACGAACCGTCGATTGATTGGTTGCTAGAGAACCAAGACAAAATTACGCACAAGTACTACCAGATGGGGCTCGACGGGAAGATCTAA